The sequence ACGCACAGGCTCTTGGTCAGGCAATGTATGAGTTAGGATTTGACGTATTATGTGAAGATTTAGGATTTACCCAGTCCCACCAAATCGCTGTTGACTTAAGCTCAATCAGATCAGCATCCGACATCGCTAAAGAACTGGCTGACAACAACGTTATCCTAAACAAAAACCTCCTTCCTGGAGACAACCGTGACAACTCCGATGACCCATCAGGTATCCGTATCGGTACCCAGGAAATTACAAGAAGAGGTCTTAAAGAAAAAGAAATGGAAGAAGTCGCTCAGTTCATCAAACGTGTTGCAGTCGACAAGGAAGACATCGCTGATGAAGTTGCTGAATTCATGAACCAATACACAACCTTAGATTACGCATTCTCCGACAGGGATGCTTACGAATATCACAGATTATAGATAACATGAGAATAGCTTTCGCATTTACTGGAGCGGGTCATTTACTCCGTGAATCAGTACAAGTTGCTTTGAAGTTAGCAAAAGAACATGAAGTTACAGTATTTCTTTCAGGAGCTGCCGAAGAAGTTCTTAAGATGTATGGACTTTATGAAAGTGTCGTCAACATAACCGGCGGCAAATACCGTGAACTTGCCACTGATTCAAACCAAAAATTTTCATATCCAATTACAGGTCGTCTGTCTTTAGGCAAATATGACCTCCTTATAGTTTCACCTGCTACGGCAAATACCGTTTCAAAAATCGTTTATGGAATAGCGGATACTCTGGTCACCAATGCGGTCGCCCAGGCAGGTAAAGGTGCCGTACCGGTATACATGGTTCCAGTTGACATTCATCCGGGACCGATTGACACCGTGCTTCCATCAAAAATGGAACTGTCAAAATGTGAAGGCTGTGACGATTGTGTTGCCGCACTGGTGTGTGAACAGGGTGCAATCATTCCCCACTCAGAGATAGACCTTACCAAATGCATCGGCTGCGGATTGTGCAGAAACTCATGTCCGAATGATGCAATCTCAGAAGGAAAAATCATCACAATCTATATGAGGGATATCGATATTGAAAATACCCGAAAGCTTGAAAGTATTGACGATATCAGGATATTCGAAAATCCGGAAGATATTTTAGATCAAATCTAACTTATCTCCAATATTTAATTTTAACTTGTTTTTTCTTGTTTCAAGAATATATTTTGCCCGTTTTTTTGGCTTATAGAATCTCCATGGCCTTAAGGTGACCTTATCATAAACAGTCTTGTTTTCATCGATAAAGTAAACGTCTATGGCAAATCTCATGAACATGGTGTGGATTGAGGAGTCAGTGAGGTCTGTAAACAGCATCCCCTTTTCAAATTGTTTTTTGCCCATCAAACCTTTAAAACGTTTAAAAAAAGTATCTGCATAAATTATTTCCATAAAAAAATATTATATTTTGCAGTATATAAGTTTTTAACAAGTTTAAAGCAATATTTACTTTAAACCGCCAAAACCATATGATTTTGATTGGACATCGCCCTCGTTAAAGTCTTTAAGGGCTGTTTCAAACTCTTCTGTTGAAAACACTCCCGGGATGATGAGCCTTTCTTCATTTTTGGTTAATATAAAACATGGTGTTGCGGTGATTCCATGAATGAGGGCCTCGTCCTTGTCGAGTTCCACCTCAATGTTGTAATAGTTGTTGTCAAGAATCTTGTTGGCGTCAAATTCATCTATTCCGCATGAGATTGCAATTTCCTTTAAAATCTTATTGTCTGCAATGTTTTTGTTTTCAACAAAGTTTGCATGAAATATTTTTTCAACAAGGCATGACATAGCGTCTGGATGGTTGGCCTGGACATATTTGCAGATTCTATGTGCGTCCTTGGAACTTCTTAGGGTCATGTCCCTGAAACTCAGTTTTAAACCGTCATCTGAAGCTATCTTTTCTATTTCAGCAATTTTTTCCAAAGCCTCATCAGATGAAATGTCAAACTTCTCGGCGTATCTCTCAACGGCCCCGATGCTGGCCTTTCCTGTCAGCGGTTCGAGTTCAAAGGATTTCATTTCCCATTCTACATCCAGTTTCTGATTTGCAACTGCCTTTTTGATTCTTTCAAGTCCTATGTATGAATAGGGACAGTTAAAATCGATTAAGTATAGTATATTCATTTTTCATCTTCTTTTTTCTTTTGTTTGTCCTTTTTATAGATTTTGTAGAGTTTTATGCAATTGTCTACAACCTTAAAAAGTGAATTGTATTTTCTGTGAAAACTCATAGTCTTATATTTAATTCTGCCCAATATTTAACCTTTGGTTTTTAATAATTTGAAAAAATCTGGCAAGTGATATATATTCCATTTTTATTTAGATTTCAAAATCATCTATCCTTCATGTTAATTAAAAGTTCAATCAAAATAACATGAGTTTCTCATGTAACCATCAAGATAAATCATCGGCAATTCATTTAAATTAATAGAAAAAGGCAATCCATTTGTTGATTTGGGTTGTTTATCATAACCTTTATTTATAATCTTAAACAAAAAGATACATATTATAAATTATTAAAAAATTTGTGTTAATAACATGTAAATCGGTCTCTAAAAAAGGAGATTTTTATTACACATTTAATTTTAATTTTAGAGGAGTTAAAATGCCAATCAAAGAGGCAGATAAATCATACAATCATGAAAAGATAGAAAAAAAAGTTCAAAAATTCTGGAAAGAAGAAGACACTTTTAAAAAGGTAAACGAACTTAGAGAACAAGGCCCAAGATATTCATTTTTAGACGGTCCGCCATACTGTAGCGGAAAAATCCACTTGGGAACAGCATGGAACAAGATCATCAAGGATTCATACCTTAGATACAAATCCATGAACGGATTCAGCCTAAGAAGACAGGCTGGTTGGGATATGCACGGTCTTCCTATTGAAAATAAGGTTGAACACATCATGGGAATCCAATCCAAGCAGGAAATCGAGGAAGAAATCGGAATCGACAAATTCGTAGACAAATGTAAGGAATTTGCAATCGAAAACAAAATCGCAATGGAAGATGAATTCGACCAATTGGGTGTTTGGATGGACTGGGACGACCCTTACATGACACTTGATCCTAAATACATGGAATCCTCATGGTGGATGCTTAAAAGGGCAAACGAACAGGACTTGCTTGTAAACGACCAAAGGGTAATCAGCTGGTGTCCGCACTGTGGAACAGCTCTTGCGGCAGCTGAAATCGAATATGAGGAAAAAGTGGACCCATCCATTTACATCAAATTCCCTGTTCAGGGAGAGGAAAATACATATTTCCTTGTATGGACCACCACTCCATGGACATTGCCTGCAAACCTTGCAATCTGTGTAAACCCTGAATTCGAGTATGTTTATGTTGAAAAAGATGGTGAAACCTACATTTTAGCCGAAAACCTCATGGAGGACGTTTTAGGAAAACAGGTCAAAATCCACAGAACCAAAATCCCTGCAGAAAACGAGGATGAGGAAGACCAAGTTATTGAAGAAAAAGAAGTAATGTATGATATTGTCAAAACCGTAAAGGGTGAAGACTTAGTCGGTCTCGCTTACGATTACATTTTGGCTGATGAAATTCCAAAACAGATGGAATTCGACTCCGAAATCGAAAAAGTTCACACAATCCTACCTGGTGACCATGTCGAGCTTGGTGAAGGTACCGGTCTGGTACATACCGCTCCTGGACACGGTCCTGACGACTTTGAAGTAGGACATGCAAACGGACTTCCGATATTCTGTCCTGTAGGTGAAGACGGATGCTTCACTGAAGATGCGGGCAAATATGTCGGCAAGTTCACAAAAGATGAAAATCAAAAGATCATTGAAGATTTACAAGCTAAAAACCTTATGTACAGGGTTGAAACCATTGAACACAGGTACGGTGTCTGCTGGAGATGTAAGACTCCTATCATCTACCGTGCAACAAAACAATGGTTCCTTAAGGTAACCGACATCAAACAGAAAATGCTTGATGAAATCGAAAAGGTAGAATGGATACCTAAATGGGCCGGTGAAGGAAGGTTCCATGACTGGGTGGACAATGCACGTGACTGGACAATCTCAAGACAGAGATACTGGGGTATACCGATACCCATCTGGGAATGTCCTGACTGTGGTGAAATAAAAGTAATCGGTTCTCTTAAGGAGTTAAAAGAAGAGTCATTAAATGACATTAACGTTTCAGACTCAGAACTCATACACAGGCCATACGTTGATGAGGTCGAAGTAAAATGTGACAAGTGCGGAAGCACAATCAAAAGGATTCCTGACGTGCTGGACGTATGGATCGATTCCGGTGTGGCCGGTTGGGCATCACTCTACTATCCAGAAGAAAAGGAAAAATTCGAAGACTGGTTCCCATATGACTTCATTACAGAAGGTCACGACCAGACAAGGGGATGGTTCTACTCACAGCTCGGTACAGGTGTAATTTCAATGGGTCAAAGCCCATACAAGAAAGTTCTCATGCACGGATTCGTGCTTGATGAAAACGGAAACAAGATGTCCAAGTCACTGGGTAATGTTGTCGCTCCTGAAGAGGTCATTGAAAAATACGGAGCTGACGTTTTAAGGTTCTACCTCCTCTGGGCTTCAAAACCATGGGATGACCTTAAATTTGTATGGGAAGAGCTGTTAAACATCAACAAGATGTTCAACATTCTATGGAACGTATACGTATTTTCAACAACCTACATGTCACTTGACGAGTTCAACCCAATCGGATTGGGTGAAGATGACATGATTTTACGCTCAGAAGATAAATGGATTATCTCAAAGGCGAACAGTTTGATTAAGGAGGTTGCTGAAGACCTTGACAATCTCTTCTTCCATAAGGCAACCCGTAAAATCAACAATTTCATACTTGAAGACTTAAGCCGCTGGTATGTAAGGCTCATCCGTGGAAGGACATGGGTTGAAAGCGATGATCCGGACAAACTCGGAGCATACTACAGTCTATACACAGCGCTTGTTAAACTTAT comes from uncultured Methanobrevibacter sp. and encodes:
- the ileS gene encoding isoleucine--tRNA ligase → MPIKEADKSYNHEKIEKKVQKFWKEEDTFKKVNELREQGPRYSFLDGPPYCSGKIHLGTAWNKIIKDSYLRYKSMNGFSLRRQAGWDMHGLPIENKVEHIMGIQSKQEIEEEIGIDKFVDKCKEFAIENKIAMEDEFDQLGVWMDWDDPYMTLDPKYMESSWWMLKRANEQDLLVNDQRVISWCPHCGTALAAAEIEYEEKVDPSIYIKFPVQGEENTYFLVWTTTPWTLPANLAICVNPEFEYVYVEKDGETYILAENLMEDVLGKQVKIHRTKIPAENEDEEDQVIEEKEVMYDIVKTVKGEDLVGLAYDYILADEIPKQMEFDSEIEKVHTILPGDHVELGEGTGLVHTAPGHGPDDFEVGHANGLPIFCPVGEDGCFTEDAGKYVGKFTKDENQKIIEDLQAKNLMYRVETIEHRYGVCWRCKTPIIYRATKQWFLKVTDIKQKMLDEIEKVEWIPKWAGEGRFHDWVDNARDWTISRQRYWGIPIPIWECPDCGEIKVIGSLKELKEESLNDINVSDSELIHRPYVDEVEVKCDKCGSTIKRIPDVLDVWIDSGVAGWASLYYPEEKEKFEDWFPYDFITEGHDQTRGWFYSQLGTGVISMGQSPYKKVLMHGFVLDENGNKMSKSLGNVVAPEEVIEKYGADVLRFYLLWASKPWDDLKFVWEELLNINKMFNILWNVYVFSTTYMSLDEFNPIGLGEDDMILRSEDKWIISKANSLIKEVAEDLDNLFFHKATRKINNFILEDLSRWYVRLIRGRTWVESDDPDKLGAYYSLYTALVKLITVLCPIAPHVSEEIYENLVKGVNPEAPESIHMLDWGYDEDAIDAELEAKMDVAREVIEASIKARDMAQYKLRWPVSDITVVSEDEDVLKAIEDLTDIIKDQSNTKDVLCASEFEKLSYNAKPNLKILGPKLKGDMGKVVKGLKQADGNQIKADLEANGTVTIEGIELNAEEVLFDSELPDDFVSSEFEGGNVFVNTNVTLEIRQEAMARELIRRVQDMRKDLDLDVEANINVDVETSAEFKDLIVPQSEMISHEIRAKSLIITDTEECSKDSKDYTKEWDIEGEKVIISIKN
- a CDS encoding DsbA family protein, with translation MNILYLIDFNCPYSYIGLERIKKAVANQKLDVEWEMKSFELEPLTGKASIGAVERYAEKFDISSDEALEKIAEIEKIASDDGLKLSFRDMTLRSSKDAHRICKYVQANHPDAMSCLVEKIFHANFVENKNIADNKILKEIAISCGIDEFDANKILDNNYYNIEVELDKDEALIHGITATPCFILTKNEERLIIPGVFSTEEFETALKDFNEGDVQSKSYGFGGLK
- a CDS encoding DUF192 domain-containing protein, yielding MEIIYADTFFKRFKGLMGKKQFEKGMLFTDLTDSSIHTMFMRFAIDVYFIDENKTVYDKVTLRPWRFYKPKKRAKYILETRKNKLKLNIGDKLDLI
- a CDS encoding dihydromethanopterin reductase (acceptor); protein product: MRIAFAFTGAGHLLRESVQVALKLAKEHEVTVFLSGAAEEVLKMYGLYESVVNITGGKYRELATDSNQKFSYPITGRLSLGKYDLLIVSPATANTVSKIVYGIADTLVTNAVAQAGKGAVPVYMVPVDIHPGPIDTVLPSKMELSKCEGCDDCVAALVCEQGAIIPHSEIDLTKCIGCGLCRNSCPNDAISEGKIITIYMRDIDIENTRKLESIDDIRIFENPEDILDQI